In Rutidosis leptorrhynchoides isolate AG116_Rl617_1_P2 chromosome 2, CSIRO_AGI_Rlap_v1, whole genome shotgun sequence, one genomic interval encodes:
- the LOC139891096 gene encoding uncharacterized protein has translation MSTYYYNQPSSTQNQETLVNEWFDEQKDSNFKDAYMPTLAVEHDEEYDIEDEESEFKMGRLIRQASLNSSHMSPPQQITKVMKGSTSLPRYVSQKQETSQEKMSNMRKFESMKERNRSRNSMKMGKNNGGAPTIPGGWVDKGSSEDMKAQIKYWARAVAFNVHQEC, from the exons ATGTCTACATATTACTATAATCAACCTTCATCGACTCAAAATCAAGAGACCTTAGTCAATGAGTGGTTCGACGAGCAAAAAGACTCGAACTTTAAGGATGCATACATGCCAACTTTAGCAGTGGAGCATGATGAAGAATACGATATCGAAGATGAAGAAAGTGAGTTTAAGATGGGGCGGTTGATTAGGCAAGCGTCTCTCAATTCTTCTCACATGTCCCCTCCTCAACAAATAACTAAG GTTATGAAAGGAAGTACGAGTTTACCACGATACGTATCACAAAAACAAGAAACAAGTCAAGAAAAGATGAGTAACATGAGGAAATTTGAAAGCATGAAAGAGAGAAATCGAAGCAGAAACTCGATGAAAATGGGGAAGAACAATGGCGGTGCACCAACAATTCCAGGAGGATGGGTTGATAAGGGTTCATCAGAAGATATGAAGGCACAAATCAAGTATTGGGCTAGAGCAGTTGCTTTCAATGTGCATCAAGAATGTTAA